The region CTCATTTATTGCCCATCagctcatttatttgtttatttgtcatttgtttatgATGATGATCCCCCGGGCTTTTGATAACCAGTTAACATGCTCTGTTTGGATGGACATAATAAAATCCATCTATCCATTTGAGATTATCTTGTTCAGGGTGCTTGGGCAGGCAACGCACTGGACAGGTCACCAGTCTGTCACagggccaacacacacacacacacagacaaacaaacacattgagTTCACTTAACTTGCATGTCTCTAGAcatagaaacagagagagcgTGTAAATTCAACGGAGAGCTGGGGTAAAATGGGACTCAAACAGACCTTTTTCATAGCAGACATTGTGACTTCTCATAGGAGTCAAAATAGTCATAACATTAACGATGTGTCtattctattcaagtgtcccagtaagccatgatCCAGGACCTTGAAACTGATTGCAGCTTAATGGACCTCAGCCAtctttaattttattatttacaccggTGCTTTAACTACTGTAACATGTAAAAAAGTCTTCCTCTTTCTATGAAGCCGTCCCATAGCAAAATAAATGAGCCTTAATTGTAATTGAAGTCATAGAGTGTAACCCACACGGATCACTGTGGTTCACCTTAAATTGTTTGCCCTTTGTAACACGTTTGTAGTTACACGTGACCATGAGTAACTTCCACAGCTCTTATCATAAGCATAAGTGCGCCTAACTGATGTGTTGAACTGTTTGCATGGTGAGGAAGAATGTACTGTTCGGAAAGGAGGTTGAGGACTGGAGCAGGGGTGGAGAGGCAGGCAtcgtctttgttttttatttacattccTTCATCTTTATGTCTGCAGGGGGCTGTTTCTTCTTACAGTGCATTGTGTATTTTAAACTCAGCTAGCAGACGTGGGACCTTCAATATGCTTCTTAAGGTAATTTGTACATTAAGCTTCCTTGCCTCTCAGCCTGTCCAGTGTATAAAGATTGTTGTGCTCTCAAATACACAAATGAGTCAAATCGATAGACTTAAGATTCAATGTAAACATCCAgctaaaagaaaggaaacagttAAAAAAGTTATGAAATCAATTCAACAATTATCCTACAATGAAGCTAATTAGTCATATTATTTGGAGGTAACctttatttagccttttttgtCATGGTCCACTGTGtcatatgaaaatgtatgtaaagaAACATGCTTtactgtttctttctttctctttctttctttttctgggTGTAGTGCATGGAGGCTAGAACTTCTTAGAAAATCTAAcattcaatattttcttttggtGTGCATACTTTTCAATTTCCCACTGTTTCATTTACCATAAAACTGACTTATTTTACAGCACAATCAATATGAGTGTGTGCTAAACGACCACACTGACAGTCACCGTGTGCTCACAGATTTAATATAGaatttattgacatttaaagaaaaaaacacatttaaaacaacagaatTTAGCTATCTGTCTATTGTCCCTGCAATTACACCAGAGGTGGGAATGTGACTCTGACCTGACAAAACGTTTTGATgggagggaagaaaacaacaagagtGATGAAGGACAGTGGACGGAAGAAAAGACACTGGATGGAGAGCAAAATCAAAGCCTTGAGGGATTGAAGGTTTAATTTCCTGAGACCAGTTCTTCAAAATGGTTCAACTATTTCATCCATTATACACAAAAAGACCTATTTTTTCTAAAAGCAAAAAGGTTCAAAGTTTACTTTATGACCGAACTTATCTTTATATATTATTGAGATTGTTTATAATGAATGTATAAtgtaattaactttttttttcattacattttaggttAGATTGTCTCTCAAAAAAAAACTACTATACCATACTAATTTACTTatgatttatcatttatcatttatcttCAATAAAGAATAATTATTGTGTCACAtgaaagtttgtgtgttttttcctctgtcaaAATGTGATTCTGATCATTCACTGAGAAATACAATGTGTAATCTTGTTTTCCAAATAATCTAGACTATATAAAGTCTGGTAAAACAATTTGTTACTCTTCAACCACATCATCTAAAAAACATTGATCCTGtatcattgttttaaaaaaaatgtataaactaACAATATTTATTGCTAAAGCTTCACATGCTGATTTATTGATCCCTCAGTCTACTGGACGGTGATGACTCCCTCCTCCCAGCTGAACTGGTTCACCAGCACGTCATCTTCCTGCTTCATGGTGTTGAGCAGGTACCTGACACCAGCTTTCACACCGGTCTTCACCCCTGCACCCAGGGCGTAGCCTGCCACCCCGACAGTTCCCCCTGTGGCGACCATGAGAGCATCTGTCCCGAGGTCAACAGCACTGAGGATGGCTCTCTCCTTGGCTGTTTCGGAGCAGTTGACTGAGGCGTAATACACAGCTGTGCCGAGGTTGTAGAGGGTGCTGACCGCGGGGATCCACTCCACCACGTTGTAAACGCGCTCCTCGCTTTTGTTGATACAGCTTCTCTGGGGGCTTCGCTTCATCCGCCGACCTGAAGCATCCTCCTCTGCGCCGCACTGACGGATCCAGCATTCAGACTCTGTGGATTCAGAAGGCAGGACGCGACTACCTTTCTTAAACACTGCCTGGTACTTCCCAGGTCCGCGGCTGGTCACACCAGCACACAGGACTCCCAGTCTCTCGCAGGTGCTCACAGCCTCCTGTAGATTACCTGAGGCTCCTTCCACAGCTGTTCCCACCAGCGTGGTTCCATTCACCCTGGTCCAACCCTCACAGTGCCCTTCCTGCTTCGAGGCGCCTTCTCCCACCATGGCCAGCTGCTGGATGTTAAACATCACAGCCTCCATGTGGCGCCCTGCTTGATCCCTCTGTGGTGCAGGCGTAGATGCAGACTtgctcatcctcctctctaTCAGGGCCTCCACCTCCATCAGGAGCTCCTCCGTGTCCACCATTCCCAGCAGGTCATACAGCTTGAGCACCAGGGTCTGTGCCTCCTGTGGGCAGCCTGCCACCACCAACACGGGCACTAATGAGAGACCCAGCAGCTCCTGGGGGAGCATGGAGGACGACAGGTCCTCCACGGTGCTGGCAGACAGCAGCTCCTCACAGCTGACGTTCCCTTGAACTCGGAAATTATCTTGAATCTGCCCCTGAAGCTTCACCCTAAGGACTGATATTATATGTTTGGCAGATCGGatgctctcctctctttgtaCAACCGCTGATACAGGGGGAGATTTTTCTGCAGATGGGAGACCAAGCTGGAGGTGGGATCCCAGGGGAGACTGATGATCCTGTTTGGCTGTCTCCTCTACCTCTTCATGGAAGTTAGTTCCTGGAAGCAGAGTGCTCCTCAGTGCCAGAGGAGGTGGGATCTTGCACAGAGTCTGTTCATTCAGCAGGAGCTGGATCACAACCAGCCACTTCAACTTAGAGGACATCCTTCCAGTCTTGTTAAAGCTTTTCTTCCAAAGCCAACACAGgagtagaaagaaaaacaagccaacataACAAATGAGTTCTCATTGTACAAACTATTTCTTTGAAAgcacaagttgttgttttttcaatGGGCAGTCATTGTAAACTAAGTTAATCCTTCAGTGCAGgatgtttatcttttatctaATGAATTTTGGCTTGTATCCAGCCAGTGGTTGAGACAGTTTTGTGGCTGcgcctgtttttctctgcaaatACTAAGACAATATAAATCATAGATTCTTATTTGGTAATGTGTCTAGTGTCACAATTAGTCATTTCTCTATATTGTATGATTTGAGAATTTGAATCCAGTCTGCCTGCAAAACAAAGCCCAATGTGGAGTAAAATAAGCTTATGACATGAGTTAAAATCTTGAGCAAGAACAGTCTGTCCCTCTATGACTTTAGTGGAGTGAAAAACAATTGCAGTGTCAACGTTTTCACATTGGAGGAAATATAGAAGGGGGAAAAATTGGCccacattacaaacaaacaataatctatattttaatgttttggggtttttttgggtttttttaacattttttagcAATGCAAAGAAGAGCAACGCATCCCAACACAGAGCCTCCACAGTGAGGTGAAACATTTGTGGATGTCCTcttttttcctgctctgactacaactaaaaatagaaatgttctTCCACCCACAACTTCATAATGTGCATTGCATCCTGTGGCAGCACCTACCTTGATAATATCCGGTGTCCAGAGTGTAGCAGTGCGACCAAGATGGCTTCAGCGTGtaggatgcttttttttttgttgctttccTGTTTTCTCAAAACATGCATAGCAATCTTCTTTCCCTTTGCCTCCAATGAGAATCTCCTTCTTTACACATGACATCCCACAGaacctccctctgtctcatctgtctttcagctccctcttctctttgtcCTCATTGCTCAACAGGGAGATCAGGGCTTGAATATTGATTCACGTGGGGAAAGTCCATGTGTTCCAAAGCAGTTTTGTTAGTCTGCCCCGCTGTCCTCTcatcacccccccaccccccacccctctgctccctctctctctctgtcggtACGTTTTGTTTTTGACCCAAATACTTGAAAGAAATCTCCCCTCATGCCGTGAGCAAATCTATCTCTTACACAGCCACGACAAGTGAGGAAGACAAGGGGCTATCTGAGGTAAAGATCCATTAACAAAGACAGGATTTGAAATATATACAAGACTCCACATCACAATGGATGTATTTTTGTTACAGCAGACATGTTCACTGTCCACGTGTCTTTACATCTTAACACATCACTTCCCTGAACTAACTGCATTCAGGAAAGGACTTCTTTTATTCTCTGAAGCTCCATTCACTCACACTATAGAAACTGTTGTCCATCTCTTTGGCAATCAGAGCACCTGACCTGATTTTGCTCTGGAGCATACCGTCGcatgaaaaccatgtatcaCTAAAAAGTCAAGCCAAGGAAAACAGCCGTGTTTATGTGACTGTGCATATGTCAGATAATCCAATGTGTTTTTAGGTCAAGAAGGACAATTATGGAACATTTAATCTTTCAGTTTATCTAAACTAAATTGCCTAAAAAATTGGAGAGATCTGGTCGTCATTGGATAGCAATGATGACCTGAGACTCACTATGATGGTGTATATATTGTAAGTCCGTGTTAAAATGCAGATCTAGATCTAATTGTCTAATAACACTCAGCAGGatgcaaaatgtgcttttcaaaTTTGAAGTTTAAGTGAGAACAGCAATAGTAAGAAGTAATAGCTaggaatacccccccccccgtgcggGCAATCATCTACAGAGAAATGTTTGACTTCCTAATCATCTTGTCCTGCTGTCATTCGTGtttttatggttatggttagggcAGTTTAGCTGTGTAGtacctttcaacaacaaaacaattcaaagtGCTGTACATGAGACATAAAAAAGATATTACATATACACTAGGTGatataaaaggaaagaaaaataaagtaaaagaaaaataaaattaagatAAAACTAAGATAAACTTGAATAAAACAGGAGACTAACTGTTACAGTATAGCCAAATTTAATTTAGTAAAATGCAGTGACAAACAGGAGAGTTTTAAGCCCTGATTTAACAGAACTGAGAGTTGGAGCAGACGTCTTGTTTTctgggagtttgttccagatatgtggTGCAGAAAAAGTGAATGCTGCTTCTCGGGGGACAGAACGCAGACCTGATCTCAGACCCTCTGAGAGGTCTGGACGGTTCATATCGGAGGAGCAGATCAGAGATGTGTTTTGGCCCTAAACCAGTCACCGGTTTACAAACCAACAAAagtattttatgtttgtttggcTGAGATACACTGATGTCACAGCACTAGGAGGTGATGTTACCACAGAGGATAAGAACTGAATCATCCCTGGCCAGTAGTTGAAGTATCCTGCTGCATTCTTGCAGTTTGCCACCAAGCTAAAAGTCCACAGATAAAACCTTACAGAGGCAGAATATTAATCATGTGGCTGGCAGGGTGTGGTAAAGAGAGTCATACATACAAGACCTCTGATCATGATGTAACACTGGGTGCAGCCGAAAGAACAGGAAACAAATGTGGAGGTTGCTCTTatattacactggggaacaatttgaaaaaaaaattctgttgagttagatttttatgctgattaacactaaaattggcatgctgattccaaaattgcagtcagtttttttctagcacgtcaagttttttctccacagcttaccctcctgataagcaaaattccactgattagctgtagtaagacttgccagctgattacgattggactcatctacagctacgtgtcaacttgtttgtgcagtcacaattgagacagtgcggtgagaggtgtgtgcagctcccaataggtcagtactatcacacacatatctgttaagtacagtatttttcatattttttaagaaaacggggatcctatagttcaaaaacttgacgtgatagagaaaaactgagatcagttttggattctgcacccaaaaattagttaaaaacagctgtcagacctaactcaacaaaaattgcGTTCCTCAGTGTTATTCATTCTCCCTAGTGTTGATAAAGATCACGATGATGATTTCCGTATCTACCCATTCAGTGGAAAGGATTTTTGGTGGACCTAAACAAACATCcatttaaaaggaaatgtgtgttCTTCTCGAGAAATAAATGTCACTGTATTTAGAAGTAATTATCAAATAGAACTATTTATTGCAGGACAATCATGAGCAGAGAAAGGACAagtggaaggaaaagaaaaataaatcacatggGAAACTACCTCAtttgaacccacagagaattatcacctgactctgcagttcccatcagctcattgttttggttttaagaaATGTTGCTCTGCAACTGCTGCCTAACAAGTTCACAaatgagaaaggaaggaaaggaaaggagaaggaggaataTATCGCTTTTCACTGACACGTCATTCTCTATTGGTTTTGAGGAGGGGGAGACGCTGCTCCTCCACTGTCCCCTGCTGGAGACGGAGGAAGTGAAAGGACCAGCAGCTGGCCTCAGCTAGAAAAACTGAGTTAAAATCATTAACATCATTAGGCTGAAGCAAAAGTGTTGTGTACTGCCTTCAAGTTAAATGTTGAGTTGTTGGGTGATATAACCCCCAacatgctttgtgttttcacctGTTTCATTCAGGGTGTAAAACTGCAGCGCACTGGGTTTTGCACTGGGCACAAGTCTTAAAGATTTAGACGACGTCGTAAAGTATGGTGGTTAATTGGAGCActgtttacacagtcatttCTGTAGGGACCTGAGAAGAATTGACACTAGTTGATGGATAGGAGTAACCCCCCAGAGTCCAATCAAAAATCATCAGAACGTGTCAATGCAAGCTGACTGCTCTACACACAGATGTGGTTTGATTAACCATTAGGGTTTGTGTCTTCAGAGAATTAACTCATTTGATGTGAGTCACTATTGTGATTCACGGTCACCCCGATAATCCCAGTGCAATTATCATGTTTGAGTCTGTTGTATATAtgcataaacaaaacacatattcaTCACAACGTTTGTAGTGTAATATTTGTAAGTCAAGATAAGAGAGCTTCATATAAGCATTGCAGTTATTCTGAAATGCTGATAAAATCTTAGTTTACTGATGGCAGTCACAGACCAGATCACCCTGACAAACAAGCTTAGTTGGGCgtggaagttcattcttgaacTTTGAAGCAGTCGAAAGCTCTGGCAAAAGTGATTTACGATCCGAACAGTGTTTTGAGAAACCAAACATTACTTTTGAAACTGCATCAAAATTGGAATAATTAAAGTTAGACAGCATTACACTCTGTAGCATTAGTCAGGGAGAGAAAGTAAAAtactttgtctttcttcttgaCAGGATGTCAAGTTTTAGTAAACAGATGGCCACTTTATCTTGCACATCGAACAGTTATTTACTGGAAAATCAGTCTTCTTCAGTGTTAATTTATatgataaaacaataaagatgGATACAGAAGAGAGAAGTGTGACAGAACAACACAGTTATAGAAGGTTTTTGTGCTCTGTAAGGTCACAAAACTCCATTTACTGACACGAATAATAAAGATGTGAGCTGTCTCGCCCTAACAGGTGAAACTAAACTAACGGCAGATtgagggagatgtcaatcagCATGCACAACCTGCTGGAGCTCTAaataattgaaaacacctgtgtgggtacAAACTTTGGGTAAGTAGAGGCTTTAACTCGTGTAAAATGTCATATATTTGGACATTCATAAACCGGAGCCAAATTGATACAATTATTTCAGCGCTaaattaaaaccaaataaagatttttttaaagcaaaatcaATCACACTTGCTGCGCTGTTTTTCTCATAACTTTTTCCATCATTACTTGATGATGAAGCAAAACATTGCAGCCCTGATTGGTGAATTTAGGAACTCAAATTAATTACTAGTGATCACAAGATCCCcctacatgcatgcatgttatGATCTCAATTTTTAAGCCCAACTCACAATGTGAAAGCATTGAACAGGACAAACAACATACTGACGGCGGTCCTGCCACCAGTTTGTCCTCCTGTCACTGTCAGAAGTCTGTCACCAAAGACAATAATCCCAAGAATTTCTGAGGTGGTAATTGAGTGTGATTGACTCAGTCTCCTGGGGGTTAAGAGCtgtgagagcacacacacacacacacacacacacacacacacacacacacacacacacacacacacacacacacaccatttagTTCTTGATTTCAGAGTTGGAGGTGCTTGACCATAGACATGCTCAATATTTAGCTGAGGTATCAGAGGTATCAGCAcctctgtgtgcctgtgtttgcagCAGTTACATAGAAAGGCCTTCTCTACTTCCCTACAAAAAATATCTGCATATATTCTTGTAAAGGGATGTTTCTGTCAGTCATAATTGTAAAGATATGCTGCATTTGTGCTAAGTGGGAACTAAACTTAAATTTCCTACTTCCCACCTCGAGTGGCCGAtgtgaaaacatgacaaaagcTTTGGCTGACATTGACATTTACATGAAGGGTAAATGTAGTGAAAGTATTCCACCTTCGCCACCTTTCTCCCCCAAAATGTGCCAGACTttttcttggctgggaccaACCAACCAgaggagactccaggaagttgtTGTGCCTGGCCAATAATTAGTCATTACCCCCTGTGAAATTTTTGATTAAACAATAAAGATGTTAATTTATGAGCTTTCGAGGTCCTGCTAGGTGTATTTCTTTACCTtcacacagagccaggctagctgtttccccatttccagtatgtttatgctaagctaagctatgcAGCTACTGgctgttgcttcatatttaaacgGACAAGCttgacagtggtatcaatcttcttatctaactcacAGCCATAAAGCTAATAgcataagcatatttcccagaatgtcaaaGTAGCTACAAACGTTTAAATGTAACAAAGTATCAAACGTTATGAGAtctttacactttgtttttcacttaACACTTTATTCTGCTAAGTAACTCATAACTGCAGCTGTAAGATAAGTACACAGTCAAGTTCAGCCAGTTCTgtctaaaaatctaaaatactACAATATACTACTAAGTACTTCTAAAGtagtactttagtaaatgtatgTAGGAATACATGCAGACTACacaaagtgcaaaaatacaCTACACAATAAGTCAATAAACCAGGATGGGTGTGCAGTGTCATAAACTGTTTATATCAACTCTGACTACAGGATCTAAATCCTCTCTCAAGTCAATAATACTCcaatcaaaacaatgaagtCTCATAATGCaatgtgtgtacagtaggttcatgtctgtgtgtgtgtgtgtgtgtgtgtgtgtgtgtgtgccaaaaaCTCTGATGCAATGGAAAAGCAGCATTTCTAATACATTCtaatgacagagagagggttTATATGATAAATGAGGATGAACAGATGTAAGGGTTAAATCTTTACAAACCAAAACTGTTTCAGCAAACGAGCCACAAAAAAAcgtttgttttataaatgacaTCTATCTAAAAAAACCTCAACACCTCTGCCATGCTAGTTGCTGTCCTGAACACAGTGTgggtttgtactgtatgtagagGTTGTTACAATGATTTCAAACAGGACCTTATAAATTTCAGGTGGGTGTAATCAAACTTTTTGTCTGTGGAAAGGAAAGGGTCAGTCAGAGGGCTTCCGCTTGCCATTGATTCAGAGAGCGTGGGAGTTATTTGGCTCTCTGCTCTTACACACCAGTCAGTGACAGAAGTGTAGACAGAACAGCAATATCCGCTAGCAGGGCGTACGCTGTTTCCAAGTCCAGTCCACTCACACAGGCACATTACACATTCAATTTCtcctgggacacacacacaccctttcgTTCAAGTTTgcagttataataataataataagcaaacacacacacacacacacacacacacacatatatatataatgtacatgATAAATAGGCCCATATTAGACTACATTAGAACCTTTAATGCTTCCAtctaatataaaaacattataaccGGTTGGCGTGTTGTGTGAAAGTGAGATCCATATCCAATTTCCCCAAGTGTCAAGAAATTCATTAATACTTTAATCCACACATCAAATGTCAGAGGATTTATATCTTTCCATTTAAGAATATTCttggtgttttgatgttgttttgatgGTGTTTCTGAGTTACTCTAAACAATGCTGTAAGTGctctgaaggacacacacacacacacacacacacacacactgctgagagTAGTGAACTGTTGGTGAACTGGGCTGACAACTTTGTAAAGAGCGAGATGGTTTCCACTTTTCAGACTCATTGCGTCAACTGATGCAGagtcttcccttttttttttaattctaatgtttatttcattaaataacCGCTGGTGAAAAGATGtatgactttatttattttcccataGTAGCCTGTTATAATTGCATCCAAAAGTCTAATGTTTTCGCTTTCAGTTATTCAATAAGATTGATAAGAGAGATGCTacaaactgtgtttgtgtgtgtgtgtgtgtgtgtgtgtgtgtgtgtgtgtgtgtaggggtgtgtAGGGGTGGTATGGCGGTTTGGGTGGCGGGTGGAGCTCTAATTGGATTACAAATGAGCTCAAGGACTATAATAattgagacagagaggaaactgcTGAGCGGAAAGACGTATTTTGAGTTGGCAGACAGCTCCTTGAAGACCAAGCAAACCGCTGATCACTGCTTTATAAGCTTTACACGGTGGGATCACGTCAAGACTTTTCATCTAAACTGTTAACAGGTAAGACTTTCATGTAATTTTCATTTAAAGGAGCCTAATGACGTTATGATAGGTTCCTCTGTTCATTCAGAGAAGACGTAAAGATACTGTGCCAGCCTATTTTCtaacaaaatgcttttattttctttacttaaTTTTAGTTTATcggatgaatgaataaattggTTGGTTTTTAATCTTCTCTACGAAACACCACTGCGCTTAATGCTTAATGGATCACCAATTAATGATTGCtcatttacactttacacatTAAAGGATAGAAAAGGGCATTTCAGAACCATGAATGTGATTGTCCTCCCTGAAAGCACGGCACCATGTTGTCAGAGAAATATGAAGCTGTTTTTATAGGCAGATGCAAACATCTACAATATGCTGCATGAACTAGTTATGCATTATTCAAACGTGTTTTTGTGACCTTATTATAAAGTGCTTTTAAAACGTGGTTATTAGTGTATAGGATTACTTACTTAGGAGTCAAATTGAGGCAAATTCGCTGTCATCTGAAGTATGACTGTTGGACATCAGGCTGcaacaaaaagttaaaaacaagttAGTTTGTTGGGAAACTTCAGCATCCCATAAATTACACCAAAAAGAGATGCAGTGCTCCAGACATCATTTGCATTAGACGCTGTGATGTACATCACTGTCAGGACAGTCAGAGTGGTTCAATTACAGAGCATTAAACATTCGTTGAAGAAGATGCTGTGATAATTTCAGGCTGTCATGCTGATTGAATGGATTGGACATTAATCGCGTGAAAACTGATTGCACGCAATGTACTGGTTCAGTTATTGATGCAATGGGAGTGACTGGAGGATTTTAAAACACTCTACATGCATTTAGTATTTATTCATTATACAGCTCATAATAGCTTCTGTGTGGCTCATCAGTGTGCAGAGCAGTGTCAGATATGGTTcagtgtttgtactgtacacGATGGCTGAGAttttagattgtttttaaaactgaataatGAAGAGTCAATGAACTAAACACTGTATCCTCACAGCTGAGTTAAATATGGCTTTTCTTTATGTGTAGCAGAAGGCTTTGCTGAAGATGTAGAAAtgtaatatatgtgtatgtttagAAAGTGAGGATTGAGAGGCACTTCCTTGGCTTTGAAGTTCATAGTTCAACagttttaaaacacataattaCATCTGTGAGCTGAAGTAGTTTCTTTTAAGCTGAAGAGCTGAAAagatatgtatgtgtatgtatatgtaaaagGTATGTAAAAATACCCCAAAGTTATTGTGATTAGTGAGATtacaaatcaaatatttgtgaaaacacatttgagtaGGAATATCCgagcacaacaacaaacagaaaaatatctGTAATACTTGAGTGTCAGCTATGGAAAGATCCACTAGTTTCTGCTATCACAGCCATCACAATGTTTGCTAAAACATATGGAAATAAAGTATGTGACTATAGTGAAAACTTTTGCTGTGTCTATGTTTAGTTGAAATTGGTCACAGAATACGTTTGTACATGTTGAGGAAAGAGACAGCGTACGATattaggaaataaaatgtacatcaaaaacaaatctttacCACAAAGACACATTGACGCTTGGGCAAAAAACTCCCCACCTGAAACACCAGAGAGTTATGTGCAGGTTTTGTCTGCTTTCAAACTGA is a window of Enoplosus armatus isolate fEnoArm2 chromosome 3, fEnoArm2.hap1, whole genome shotgun sequence DNA encoding:
- the apof gene encoding uncharacterized protein apof — translated: MSSKLKWLVVIQLLLNEQTLCKIPPPLALRSTLLPGTNFHEEVEETAKQDHQSPLGSHLQLGLPSAEKSPPVSAVVQREESIRSAKHIISVLRVKLQGQIQDNFRVQGNVSCEELLSASTVEDLSSSMLPQELLGLSLVPVLVVAGCPQEAQTLVLKLYDLLGMVDTEELLMEVEALIERRMSKSASTPAPQRDQAGRHMEAVMFNIQQLAMVGEGASKQEGHCEGWTRVNGTTLVGTAVEGASGNLQEAVSTCERLGVLCAGVTSRGPGKYQAVFKKGSRVLPSESTESECWIRQCGAEEDASGRRMKRSPQRSCINKSEERVYNVVEWIPAVSTLYNLGTAVYYASVNCSETAKERAILSAVDLGTDALMVATGGTVGVAGYALGAGVKTGVKAGVRYLLNTMKQEDDVLVNQFSWEEGVITVQ